Proteins encoded in a region of the Oscillospiraceae bacterium MB24-C1 genome:
- a CDS encoding ATP-binding protein: protein MRIAVLSGKGGTGKTLVSVNLACAAEKATYIDCDVEAPNGHLFLKPQNLKTQPVSVIVPQVDSSKCTACRRCVDFCRYNALALLKEKLLIFYEVCHSCQGCILLCPEKALCKMPRPIGVIESGMSGGVTALTGRLNTGEVSGVPIIKELMALMPDQGLTVIDCPPGSACSVMESIRKADFCLLVAEPTLFGAHNLKMVYELVTLFKKPFGVVLNKCLPGENPSAQFCSEKGLNILAKIPYDPELGQINADGLVATRESKAFFNLFGNLLRRIQGEVPF from the coding sequence ATGAGGATAGCCGTCCTCAGCGGTAAGGGTGGGACAGGAAAAACGCTTGTTTCGGTCAATCTGGCCTGCGCCGCCGAGAAGGCAACCTATATCGATTGTGACGTAGAAGCACCCAATGGGCATTTGTTTCTAAAACCGCAAAATTTAAAAACTCAGCCTGTTTCGGTTATAGTCCCGCAGGTGGATTCGTCCAAATGTACCGCCTGCCGTAGATGCGTTGACTTTTGCCGCTATAATGCCCTTGCACTGCTCAAAGAAAAGCTGCTGATCTTTTATGAGGTTTGTCATTCCTGTCAGGGCTGCATTTTGCTCTGCCCTGAAAAGGCGCTGTGTAAGATGCCGCGGCCGATTGGTGTCATTGAGTCGGGGATGTCGGGTGGTGTTACCGCGCTTACCGGGCGGCTGAACACCGGCGAAGTGTCCGGCGTACCCATTATCAAGGAATTGATGGCTCTCATGCCTGATCAGGGCCTGACGGTGATTGACTGCCCCCCCGGCAGTGCCTGTTCGGTGATGGAAAGCATTCGTAAAGCGGATTTTTGCCTGCTTGTTGCTGAACCAACGCTGTTTGGCGCACACAACCTTAAGATGGTCTACGAGCTGGTGACGTTGTTTAAGAAGCCATTTGGTGTGGTACTCAACAAATGCCTGCCCGGAGAAAACCCCTCCGCGCAGTTTTGCAGTGAAAAGGGCCTTAATATTCTCGCTAAAATCCCCTATGACCCCGAGTTGGGTCAAATAAACGCCGATGGCCTCGTCGCGACGCGCGAAAGCAAAGCTTTTTTTAACTTGTTCGGAAATTTACTGCGCCGGATTCAAGGGGAGGTGCCGTTTTGA
- a CDS encoding NifB/NifX family molybdenum-iron cluster-binding protein: protein MTIFLPVEEKSLDAAVCPSFGRAPLFACADTQSGDCRFLENPAVTSQGGAGIKAAQFLADGSANALITFRCGENAAQVLTAAGIMLYKAQAGSLNDNIKALQDNRLPLLEEIHTGFHHHGGGSK from the coding sequence ATGACCATTTTTTTACCTGTCGAAGAAAAATCGCTCGACGCAGCAGTATGTCCATCATTTGGACGAGCCCCGTTGTTTGCCTGCGCTGACACCCAAAGCGGCGACTGCCGATTTTTAGAAAACCCCGCCGTGACAAGTCAGGGTGGCGCCGGAATTAAAGCTGCACAGTTTTTAGCTGACGGCAGCGCAAACGCACTGATCACCTTTCGCTGCGGCGAAAACGCGGCACAGGTGTTGACCGCCGCAGGCATTATGCTTTATAAAGCGCAGGCCGGCAGTCTCAACGACAACATCAAAGCGCTTCAAGACAATCGGCTCCCCCTTCTTGAAGAGATTCACACCGGGTTCCACCATCACGGGGGTGGCAGCAAATGA
- a CDS encoding DUF134 domain-containing protein: MARPTKWRKIEHIPAIAFFVPAEEGLEQVAENILKLEELEAVRLKDLEGLEQGECAERMAVSRPTFQRILLSAREKIADSLVNGKTIHIEGGNFTKNICPVHCLECGNVWSESFENLEAINGGNFSCPVCASKKITCQHSCRGKLGRGNCWRHNGQNF, translated from the coding sequence ATGGCCAGACCGACAAAATGGAGAAAGATTGAACACATCCCTGCCATTGCTTTCTTTGTGCCCGCTGAAGAAGGGCTTGAACAGGTTGCTGAAAATATCCTCAAGCTCGAGGAACTGGAAGCAGTCCGCTTAAAGGACCTTGAAGGCTTAGAGCAGGGCGAGTGTGCCGAACGCATGGCCGTTTCTCGTCCGACATTTCAGCGCATTCTCCTTTCCGCACGGGAAAAGATTGCCGATAGCCTTGTCAACGGTAAAACCATTCATATTGAGGGCGGAAATTTCACTAAGAACATCTGCCCCGTCCATTGTCTGGAATGCGGTAATGTCTGGTCCGAAAGTTTTGAAAATCTCGAGGCTATCAACGGTGGTAATTTTTCCTGCCCCGTTTGTGCCTCAAAAAAAATTACCTGCCAGCATTCCTGTCGAGGAAAGCTAGGCCGCGGTAATTGCTGGCGGCATAATGGCCAAAATTTTTAA
- a CDS encoding HD-GYP domain-containing protein yields MKDNQNQSSLMLFHELLAAIVAAMEARDSYTASHSSRVADITEFLCRLLQLPVRQSETIHIAAHVHDIGKIGVPDVILHKSGRLTDNEWFIMRQHPTIGFNILSKISGFEDIALCVRHHHERWDGSGYPAGLSGEAIPLGARIISLADSVDAMMSERKYRERLLAEDCRNEIARCRGSMYDPGIVDLMLLHWAEIKCLLNHEN; encoded by the coding sequence GTGAAGGACAACCAGAATCAATCGTCTCTTATGCTGTTCCATGAGCTTTTAGCAGCAATTGTTGCCGCAATGGAGGCCAGAGATAGCTACACCGCCAGCCATTCCTCCCGCGTGGCCGACATTACCGAATTTCTTTGCAGATTACTGCAACTGCCGGTCAGACAATCTGAGACAATTCATATTGCAGCCCATGTTCACGATATCGGAAAAATCGGAGTTCCCGACGTTATCTTGCATAAATCAGGCAGACTGACAGATAACGAATGGTTCATTATGCGACAGCACCCCACAATAGGCTTTAATATTTTAAGCAAAATTAGCGGATTTGAAGATATCGCTTTATGTGTGCGTCACCACCATGAGCGTTGGGATGGTTCAGGCTATCCGGCCGGTCTTTCGGGGGAGGCCATTCCGTTGGGGGCGCGCATTATTTCGCTGGCCGATTCGGTGGATGCTATGATGAGCGAGCGCAAATACCGCGAAAGGCTACTGGCCGAAGATTGCCGAAATGAAATAGCACGGTGCCGCGGCAGCATGTACGACCCTGGAATTGTAGACCTGATGTTGCTTCACTGGGCAGAAATAAAATGCTTATTGAATCACGAGAATTAG
- a CDS encoding FeoB-associated Cys-rich membrane protein, with protein sequence MFEFLSSNLPTIIVGAIVFTVITMVVVKLIKDKINHKSSCGCGCANCPSASACHHK encoded by the coding sequence ATGTTTGAGTTTCTTTCTTCGAATCTTCCCACAATAATTGTCGGCGCCATCGTCTTTACTGTGATTACAATGGTTGTCGTCAAATTAATCAAGGATAAGATTAATCATAAAAGCAGCTGTGGCTGCGGTTGCGCAAATTGCCCAAGCGCTAGCGCATGCCATCATAAATAA
- the feoB gene encoding ferrous iron transport protein B — protein sequence MGIKIALAGNPNCGKTTMFNDLTGSAQYVGNWPGVTVEKKEGKLKGFKDIIIQDLPGIYSLSPYTLEEVVARGYLVNEKPDAIINIVDGTNIERNLYLTTQLIELGIPTVIAVNMIDIVRKNGDVIDLAKLSEALGCEVIETSALKGVGSEQVAKRAAELAKSKTAVNMPAVFNGSVEHAIAHIEESLEGKVPERNLRWYAIKLFERDIKVIEELKLGPSLLSHIEEHIASCETEMDDDAESIITNQRYAYISKVVSVSVKKKNHSKFTGSDRIDQVVTNRVLALPIFATIMFIVYYISITTIGDVLTGFTNDTLVGEWIMGPLGEWMAGIGVADWLTGLVVDGIVGGVGAVIGFVPQMLVLFLLLSILEDVGYMARVAFIMDRIFRRFGLSGKSFIPMLIGSGCSVPGIMASRTIENERDRRMTIMTTSFIPCGAKMPIVGLIAGALFGGAWWVAPSAYFIGVAAVIISGIILKKTKAFAGEPAPFVMELPAYHVPSATNVLRSTGERGWSFIKRAGTVILAASVLIWFTSSFGFVEGSFTMVEDTDHSVLAAVGGAVAPLFAPLGFGTWQATVATVMGLVAKEEVVGVFGVLYGVAGDALEMVEEGTFEGLSPIAAQFTTLSAFSFLLFNLLCAPCFAAMGAIKREMNSAKWTWAAIGYLCVFAYAISLIVYQLGLFFTGNGFTIATAIAVVLIAALLWLLFRKNPYDQHSEGRHIKSEAKANV from the coding sequence ATGGGTATTAAAATAGCGCTTGCCGGTAATCCCAACTGTGGTAAAACCACAATGTTCAACGATCTGACTGGCTCGGCCCAGTACGTCGGCAACTGGCCCGGTGTTACCGTCGAAAAGAAAGAGGGCAAGCTCAAGGGCTTTAAGGACATCATCATCCAAGACCTGCCCGGCATCTATTCGCTGTCTCCCTATACGCTTGAAGAGGTTGTTGCGCGTGGTTATCTGGTCAACGAAAAGCCGGACGCCATCATCAACATTGTGGACGGCACCAACATTGAACGAAACCTTTATTTGACCACTCAGCTCATCGAGCTCGGCATTCCCACCGTTATCGCGGTGAACATGATCGACATCGTGCGTAAAAATGGCGATGTCATCGACTTAGCTAAGCTCAGTGAAGCGCTGGGCTGTGAGGTAATTGAAACATCGGCACTCAAGGGCGTTGGCTCTGAACAGGTCGCTAAAAGAGCTGCAGAACTGGCAAAGAGCAAAACCGCCGTGAACATGCCAGCTGTCTTTAACGGCAGCGTCGAGCATGCCATTGCACATATTGAAGAGTCGCTTGAGGGTAAGGTTCCGGAACGCAACCTGCGCTGGTATGCCATCAAGCTGTTTGAACGCGACATCAAGGTCATTGAGGAGCTCAAGCTCGGCCCGTCGCTACTTTCGCACATTGAAGAACATATCGCCTCCTGTGAAACCGAAATGGATGACGACGCCGAAAGCATCATCACCAACCAGCGTTACGCTTACATTTCCAAGGTAGTTTCAGTCAGCGTTAAAAAGAAGAACCACTCCAAGTTCACCGGCTCAGATCGAATCGATCAGGTCGTCACCAACCGTGTTTTGGCACTGCCCATCTTTGCCACGATTATGTTTATCGTCTATTACATCTCGATCACGACCATTGGCGATGTGCTGACCGGCTTTACAAACGATACACTGGTTGGCGAATGGATTATGGGCCCGCTCGGCGAGTGGATGGCTGGCATCGGCGTTGCCGACTGGCTTACTGGCCTTGTGGTCGATGGCATCGTCGGCGGTGTAGGCGCGGTTATCGGTTTTGTGCCGCAGATGCTCGTTTTGTTCTTGCTGCTCTCCATTCTTGAAGATGTCGGCTATATGGCCCGCGTCGCGTTTATCATGGACAGAATTTTTCGCAGATTCGGCCTTTCGGGCAAGTCCTTCATCCCCATGCTCATTGGTTCAGGCTGCTCGGTACCCGGCATTATGGCCAGCCGCACCATTGAAAATGAGCGCGACCGCCGCATGACCATTATGACCACCTCGTTCATCCCATGTGGTGCTAAAATGCCGATTGTCGGCCTCATTGCAGGTGCGTTGTTCGGTGGCGCCTGGTGGGTTGCCCCTTCCGCCTATTTTATCGGCGTGGCTGCCGTTATTATTTCCGGTATCATTCTTAAAAAGACCAAGGCTTTTGCAGGGGAGCCCGCTCCGTTTGTCATGGAGCTGCCCGCTTATCACGTTCCTTCTGCAACTAACGTGCTGCGCAGCACCGGGGAGCGCGGCTGGTCCTTCATCAAGCGTGCTGGTACTGTTATTCTCGCAGCCAGCGTGCTGATCTGGTTCACCTCCAGCTTCGGCTTTGTCGAGGGCAGCTTTACAATGGTTGAGGATACGGACCATTCGGTTCTTGCAGCTGTTGGCGGCGCCGTCGCACCGCTGTTCGCCCCCTTGGGCTTTGGCACTTGGCAGGCCACAGTGGCCACTGTGATGGGTCTCGTTGCTAAAGAGGAAGTCGTCGGCGTCTTCGGCGTCCTTTACGGCGTCGCCGGTGATGCGTTGGAAATGGTTGAAGAAGGCACCTTTGAAGGCCTTTCTCCTATTGCGGCGCAGTTTACCACCCTGTCGGCCTTCTCGTTTTTGCTGTTTAATCTGCTCTGCGCACCCTGCTTTGCTGCAATGGGCGCTATTAAGCGCGAAATGAACAGCGCAAAATGGACTTGGGCTGCCATCGGTTATCTTTGCGTATTCGCTTATGCCATTTCCCTTATTGTTTATCAGCTAGGACTGTTCTTTACCGGCAATGGTTTCACCATCGCAACAGCAATTGCGGTTGTTTTAATAGCTGCTCTACTGTGGTTATTGTTCCGCAAGAACCCCTACGATCAGCACAGTGAGGGACGCCACATTAAATCGGAGGCTAAAGCAAATGTTTGA
- a CDS encoding ferrous iron transport protein A: MKTLKQVAIGQTVTVVKLHGVGAVKRRIMDMGVTKGAQIYVRKVAPLGDPIEVTVRGYELSLRKSDAEMVEVE, encoded by the coding sequence ATGAAAACATTGAAACAAGTCGCCATAGGCCAGACGGTCACTGTTGTTAAGCTGCACGGAGTGGGGGCGGTGAAGCGCCGCATTATGGACATGGGCGTAACAAAGGGCGCGCAAATTTATGTACGCAAGGTAGCGCCTTTGGGCGATCCTATCGAAGTGACGGTACGCGGTTATGAACTGAGCCTTCGCAAGAGCGACGCAGAAATGGTAGAGGTCGAATAA
- a CDS encoding FeoA family protein has protein sequence MMPLTMAKPGEVNYICKITGKDEVRQHLAELGFVVGERVIVVSEIGGNMILSIKDSRIALDKTMTNRIMI, from the coding sequence ATGATGCCTCTTACAATGGCTAAACCCGGAGAAGTAAATTATATCTGCAAAATTACAGGAAAGGACGAGGTACGTCAGCACTTGGCCGAACTGGGCTTTGTGGTTGGGGAACGCGTCATAGTCGTTTCTGAAATTGGTGGAAATATGATATTATCAATTAAAGACAGCCGTATTGCGCTGGATAAAACCATGACTAATAGAATTATGATATAG
- the bcp gene encoding thioredoxin-dependent thiol peroxidase produces the protein MLSANTKAPDFTLPDKDSNLVSLSDFRGRTVVLYFYPRDNTPGCSRQASAFAQAFEQFQAQGVTVIGVSKDSVTSHQRFAEKYNLPFILLSDPELTAIKAYDVWQEKKNYGKVSMGIVRSTYIIDGEGNIEHVMPKVKPDTNAAEVLTYLQKSRG, from the coding sequence ATGCTAAGCGCAAACACCAAGGCCCCCGATTTTACACTGCCGGATAAGGATAGTAATCTTGTTTCATTGTCGGATTTTCGTGGTCGGACAGTCGTTCTCTATTTTTATCCCCGTGATAACACGCCCGGTTGCAGCCGGCAGGCCAGCGCTTTTGCACAGGCTTTTGAACAGTTTCAGGCTCAGGGCGTTACCGTTATCGGTGTCAGCAAAGACAGTGTGACATCGCACCAAAGATTCGCCGAAAAATACAACTTACCTTTTATTTTATTGTCCGATCCCGAGCTAACTGCTATCAAAGCCTATGACGTCTGGCAGGAGAAGAAAAACTATGGCAAGGTGAGCATGGGCATTGTACGCAGCACCTATATCATTGATGGCGAGGGCAATATTGAACACGTCATGCCCAAAGTAAAGCCCGATACCAACGCCGCTGAGGTTTTAACCTATCTACAAAAAAGTCGGGGTTAA
- a CDS encoding LysM peptidoglycan-binding domain-containing protein has translation MKIYTVQPKDSIYAIAKKYGIPMQRLIDDNNLKGMRHLIVGQSLVIMADDVRHVVQSGESLHSIAAKYDVAQQDVLAANPDISDPDIIWAGQVITVPLSWPKQRTIDVNGYVFPSVGDETLAKTLPHLNFVSIFSYQVRPDGSLAPITDENIIAAARAQRTAPLMVITNIRQGGSFDSELVHTILNDDAVQNNILENVMKTLPKGYSGLDIDFEYIYSWDREKYNRFVRKAVDTLRPQGYSVSVALAPKISADQPGLLYEAHDYSFHGATVDHVILMTYEWGYTRGPAQAVAPLDKVKQVLDYAVSVIPSQKILMGMPNYGYDWTLPFVLGSTARSMPNTEAISLAERVGAVIEFDKQAQAPYFYYYDKEGRKHVVWFEDARSIAAKLALVEAYNLGGVSYWTVNKFFPQNWLVLESMYDIQKTL, from the coding sequence TTGAAGATATATACAGTTCAGCCCAAAGATAGCATTTACGCTATCGCCAAAAAATATGGTATACCTATGCAGCGGCTGATAGATGATAACAACCTTAAAGGCATGCGCCATCTAATCGTCGGCCAATCGCTTGTGATCATGGCGGATGATGTCCGGCATGTTGTACAGAGCGGAGAATCGCTCCACAGCATTGCCGCTAAATATGATGTTGCTCAACAGGATGTTTTGGCGGCCAACCCAGACATCAGCGACCCGGATATAATCTGGGCCGGGCAGGTCATAACCGTTCCGCTGTCCTGGCCAAAGCAGCGCACGATCGACGTTAACGGCTATGTCTTTCCCAGTGTCGGGGACGAAACGCTAGCAAAGACGCTGCCACACCTGAACTTTGTCAGCATTTTCAGTTATCAGGTGCGCCCCGACGGTAGTCTGGCACCGATCACAGATGAAAATATTATTGCGGCGGCACGTGCGCAACGGACCGCCCCGCTAATGGTTATCACCAATATCAGGCAGGGTGGTAGTTTTGACAGCGAGTTGGTTCATACGATATTAAATGATGATGCCGTACAAAATAATATCTTAGAAAATGTAATGAAGACATTACCCAAAGGTTATTCCGGACTGGATATTGATTTTGAATACATTTATTCGTGGGACAGGGAGAAGTACAATCGTTTTGTACGAAAAGCGGTGGATACTCTACGCCCGCAGGGGTATTCGGTTTCGGTTGCGCTGGCGCCTAAAATCAGCGCCGACCAGCCCGGGCTTTTGTACGAGGCGCACGACTATTCTTTCCATGGCGCGACAGTTGATCACGTCATCCTAATGACCTACGAATGGGGGTACACCCGTGGCCCTGCTCAAGCGGTTGCACCGTTAGATAAGGTTAAACAAGTGCTCGATTATGCGGTATCGGTTATTCCAAGCCAGAAAATTCTAATGGGCATGCCCAATTACGGTTATGACTGGACGCTGCCATTTGTGCTAGGCTCAACAGCACGCTCGATGCCAAATACGGAAGCAATCAGCCTTGCGGAGCGGGTAGGGGCGGTCATTGAATTTGACAAACAGGCGCAGGCGCCGTATTTTTACTATTATGACAAAGAAGGACGAAAGCATGTTGTTTGGTTTGAAGATGCCCGCAGCATTGCGGCAAAACTTGCGCTGGTAGAAGCGTATAATTTGGGCGGGGTAAGCTATTGGACGGTAAACAAGTTCTTTCCTCAGAACTGGCTGGTACTCGAATCAATGTATGACATCCAAAAAACATTATAA
- a CDS encoding LysR family transcriptional regulator has protein sequence MLRDMEYVYAVYQELSFSKAAQRLFITQPALSNKIKKIELQIRMPLFDRSTTPISLTAAGRAYINAAEKIMAIEKDLELQLAELSINHSGSISVGGAAFFCAHVLPELSSLFQERYPNCTVNILEGNTGDLTQCLQTGVVDFILDVDPMDSNTFIGQPMGEEHILLAVPAQIAINEQLKSYRLTFEEVRDGRFYDENCPKTDLGCFKHQDFLLLKKGNDMHQRASKMCRNAGFSPNVKMYLDQMLTSYYVASNGFGVTFIRNAITHYVEPTDKLFFYKIDDPNVVRGITLYYKKDTHLSPAARDFARFMQQIK, from the coding sequence ATGCTGCGAGATATGGAATACGTCTACGCCGTTTATCAGGAATTGAGTTTTTCTAAGGCGGCTCAACGGCTGTTTATTACGCAGCCCGCATTGAGTAACAAAATTAAAAAAATTGAATTGCAAATACGTATGCCACTTTTTGACCGCAGCACGACGCCCATTAGCCTTACTGCCGCCGGGCGGGCCTATATTAATGCCGCTGAAAAGATAATGGCTATCGAAAAAGATCTTGAGCTGCAGCTAGCTGAGCTGTCGATCAACCACTCCGGCAGCATCAGTGTCGGCGGAGCAGCCTTTTTTTGCGCACATGTACTGCCTGAACTTTCGTCTTTATTTCAGGAGCGATACCCCAATTGCACCGTCAATATTTTAGAGGGTAACACCGGCGACCTTACCCAATGCCTTCAAACGGGGGTTGTCGATTTTATTCTGGATGTTGACCCCATGGACAGCAATACCTTCATCGGCCAACCGATGGGCGAGGAACATATTTTGCTGGCGGTGCCCGCTCAAATTGCCATAAACGAACAGCTTAAAAGCTATCGTCTCACCTTTGAGGAGGTACGAGACGGCCGTTTTTATGATGAAAACTGCCCCAAAACGGATTTGGGCTGTTTTAAACACCAGGATTTTCTGTTGCTGAAAAAGGGCAACGACATGCACCAGCGCGCCTCTAAAATGTGCCGAAATGCAGGTTTTTCACCAAATGTTAAAATGTATCTGGATCAGATGCTCACCTCTTATTATGTCGCTTCAAACGGATTTGGCGTAACCTTTATTCGAAACGCGATCACCCATTACGTTGAACCGACCGACAAGCTTTTCTTCTACAAAATAGACGACCCCAACGTGGTTCGCGGCATTACACTCTATTATAAAAAGGACACGCATCTCTCACCCGCCGCACGCGATTTTGCGCGCTTTATGCAACAGATTAAATAG
- a CDS encoding pyridoxal phosphate-dependent aminotransferase — translation MDYITEKFKKLGVDTAPGQETRQKQETLPAKGENLTGTPVDFSHGDVDAFTPIPGTLETFIQGVKVGGKQAYTEYRGKAELRIDLARKLADFSGAPVDADSEIILTPGTQGALFLAMGALVGRGDKVAIIEPDYFANRKLVEFFDGELLPVQIHYNDVEHYSGLDLAELEAAFKNGAKVFLFSNPNNPTGVIYSPDEVAAIGRLAKQYDVSVIADELYSRQIFSDTLPYTHLRALPERPEKLVTIIGPSKTESLSGYRLGVAYGSADIITRMEKLQAIVSLRAGGYSQAVFKDWFAEPEGWMSDRVRQHQAIRDDLAKIFRACPGCSLRATEAGSYVFVTIPKLEVTMLQFVKLLRAQAAVIVTPGVEFGPQFTSSFRMNFSQDHKAAVAAAHRIVTMIERYRA, via the coding sequence ATGGATTATATCACTGAAAAGTTTAAAAAGCTTGGGGTGGATACGGCCCCTGGGCAGGAGACAAGACAAAAACAGGAGACGCTACCTGCCAAGGGGGAGAATCTTACCGGTACACCGGTGGATTTTTCTCATGGCGATGTCGATGCTTTTACGCCGATTCCCGGAACGCTTGAGACGTTTATCCAGGGTGTCAAAGTTGGCGGCAAACAGGCCTACACCGAGTATCGTGGTAAGGCCGAACTGAGAATAGATTTAGCCAGAAAGCTCGCGGATTTTTCTGGAGCACCGGTCGACGCCGACAGCGAAATCATTCTTACGCCTGGTACGCAGGGTGCGCTGTTTTTGGCGATGGGCGCACTTGTGGGAAGGGGCGATAAAGTTGCCATTATTGAGCCCGACTATTTTGCCAACCGCAAACTAGTGGAGTTTTTTGATGGCGAGCTGCTGCCGGTACAGATTCACTATAACGATGTCGAGCATTATTCGGGGCTTGATCTTGCTGAACTGGAGGCTGCCTTTAAAAACGGCGCAAAGGTCTTTTTATTCTCGAATCCCAACAACCCCACCGGCGTGATCTATTCCCCGGACGAGGTGGCGGCTATTGGCCGCTTGGCTAAGCAATATGATGTTTCTGTAATCGCCGACGAGCTTTACAGCCGTCAAATATTCTCGGACACGCTGCCGTACACGCATTTGCGCGCACTGCCCGAACGTCCTGAAAAGCTTGTCACCATCATCGGGCCGTCCAAGACCGAGTCGTTAAGTGGTTACCGTCTCGGTGTAGCTTACGGTTCCGCAGACATAATCACCCGTATGGAAAAGCTGCAGGCCATCGTCTCGCTGCGCGCGGGCGGTTATAGCCAAGCGGTGTTCAAAGATTGGTTTGCAGAACCCGAGGGCTGGATGAGCGACCGGGTGCGACAGCACCAAGCAATTCGTGACGATCTGGCCAAAATTTTCAGAGCTTGCCCGGGCTGCTCATTGCGTGCCACCGAAGCCGGCAGCTATGTGTTTGTCACTATCCCTAAGCTTGAGGTGACCATGCTGCAATTTGTCAAGTTGTTGCGTGCGCAAGCCGCTGTGATAGTAACACCTGGCGTTGAGTTCGGTCCTCAGTTTACGTCGAGTTTCCGCATGAATTTCTCACAGGATCATAAAGCTGCGGTTGCTGCGGCGCACCGCATTGTAACCATGATTGAGCGCTACCGCGCATAA
- a CDS encoding DUF108 domain-containing protein, which translates to MAQYKNIGFLGCGKIGGTMLESLKKFEGVSVSFVQALDFSAEGKAFPVVTEQDEALLEKTDLVVESATANVLKANFDGIIKHCDVMIFSVTAFSDAEFERHAKEMAEKYGRKIYLPHGAILGVDGIVDGNTLLSEVSIVTTKSPKSLGRDDTERTVVCECSTREACALYPRNVNVHATVALAGIGFDRTRSLVISDPAVNTNTHVIDVKGDGIHFCLEVSSFSTGGVTGKYTPYSACASLARVLGQGGLFRFV; encoded by the coding sequence ATGGCACAATACAAAAATATCGGATTCTTGGGGTGCGGCAAAATTGGCGGCACCATGCTTGAAAGCTTAAAGAAGTTTGAGGGCGTTTCGGTTTCATTTGTACAGGCGCTGGATTTTTCGGCCGAGGGAAAGGCGTTTCCAGTAGTGACCGAGCAGGATGAGGCATTGCTGGAAAAGACTGATCTTGTGGTGGAAAGCGCTACTGCCAATGTCCTCAAGGCTAATTTTGACGGCATCATAAAGCACTGCGACGTCATGATTTTTTCGGTTACAGCTTTTTCTGATGCAGAATTTGAGCGCCATGCCAAGGAAATGGCGGAGAAATATGGGCGTAAAATTTATCTGCCCCACGGTGCCATTCTCGGCGTTGACGGCATTGTAGACGGCAACACATTGCTATCCGAAGTTTCGATTGTGACGACTAAGAGCCCTAAGAGCTTGGGCCGCGACGACACCGAGCGTACCGTTGTCTGCGAATGCAGCACCCGCGAAGCCTGCGCGCTCTATCCCCGCAACGTCAATGTCCACGCGACGGTTGCGCTGGCTGGAATCGGTTTTGACCGCACCCGTTCGCTCGTTATCTCTGACCCGGCGGTGAATACCAACACCCATGTCATTGACGTCAAAGGTGACGGCATCCATTTCTGCCTTGAAGTCAGCAGCTTCTCCACAGGGGGCGTCACCGGAAAATATACCCCCTATTCCGCCTGTGCAAGTCTGGCGCGTGTGCTGGGTCAGGGCGGTCTGTTCAGATTTGTTTAA